Below is a genomic region from Flammeovirgaceae bacterium SG7u.111.
GCTGTCTGTTGCTGGTTTTATAGCCCAACTACCTATTATTGGCACCAAACAAAATATCAAACCTAATTTAATTACTTTCATTATTTTGAAGGCTTTAAAAATTCGACGTTAATATCTTTTTTCCCAAGCACTTCATTTTCACTTGCCAAATCATATACTGTTTCACCAAAACTAGTCTTTGCTGAAAGGTTTGCTCCTTGGGCAACGAGGTATTTTAGTATCTTGTCGTTGGTTGCTTTCATGGAAGCAATATGAAGTGGAGTAGTTCCATTTTTATCCGCTTGATTTACATCCATACCAGATGAGACAAGCGTTTTGATAAGTTTGAAATCATTTTTACCAGCTGCTACATGAAGCAATGAAGCTCCCTTTGTTTGTTGGGTGTTTACATCGTAGCCACTCTTTTTTAATATTTCCAGTTTTTCACTGAAAGGATCGCTCTTTATTTCACTCTGGACTTGTCCACCTGGGGCTGGGCGACCTCTTCTTCCACCTGCTGGTCTGTAAGCCTCTACCAAGTAATATCCTACATCATTTCCTTCTTTATTTTTGAGCTTCGGATCAGCACCTTTTTCTATTAAGAAAGCAACGGCATTTGCATCGTTTTTTGAAGCCGCTAACATGAGTGCGGTTGCGCCATCATTATTTTGGGCATTAATTTTTTTAGCTTTGAAATGGGGGTACATCAATTTCAATAAGTCAGAGCTACGTGCGCTTGCAGCGTTCAAGAAAGGTGTATTGCCTTTTTTGTCAACCTCGTTTACATCTACACCTTTGTCCAAGAAATAGCTTACTATTTCTGCTTGGTTCCTCTTGCCTGCAATAGCGTGCAGAACATTTTGATTATCTTTGTTTTTAGTTTTTGGATCGATCTTCAGTTCGTCTACCAAGTATTTGTATACTTCAATAGAATTAGCAGTTCTGTAAGTACCCTGCGATGCTATAATTAACGCATTTTCATTGTATTTCACTCCTCTTTTAAGGAGCTCTTTCATCGCTGGTACGTAGCCAATTTTTGCTACATGGTTAAAGGCGGTGTTGCCGTCGTCATCTGTACTGTTGAGCGATAAGCCTTTAGATACAAAATAGTCGGTGATTTTGAGGTCTTTATCGTAAGGTATAGAAATAAGTAAGATGTCTGCCCCAAATTTGGTTTCATATTTTTTATTGAGATCTATTCCATGTTTTATGAAGACATCTATCACGTCAGTTGTCAAATGCCCTTGAAACCCTGCGTAGGTAAATGCGGTATGTCCATTTGCATCTATAAAATACATGTCGGACCCTTTTGCCAACAAATGGTCAACGACTTCAGCATTGCCTTTGTTGGCAACCAAGTGGAGGTAGATACGCCCTTCGTGGATCAGCCGGGCAAAATCAACACCAGGCTGATCTAATAAATAGTTGATGGTGGCTGTAGGTGCACCATAACGGATGGCTAGCACAATAGGGTCCTCCATTCCAAGTATATTCTTGAAATCAAACCCTTTTTCCATCTCTGTTTTTACAGATGCCAAACTCGGTTTTGCTTCCCAAAACTTGTCATTTAATAGCTTGCTTGTTTGTGCATGAATGCTACTGCCATACAAAGCAAATAGCCATACTGTTGACATTAAAAATATTTTTTTCATAATCTTTTTCTTTAACTAATAAAAAATAATTCTGAAATAAGGAATGGTCAACAAAGAGCATCGGTCAATTTGACCATTCTATTAACTGAATTACTTACTTTCTGTAGTGTAAGTTAATTTGGCCAATCCACCAATACCTGTTGCTGCTTTAACTACTACACCCGCAGTGGCAGTAGCTGTTACAGGATCAACTACATACACTGTTGGGCTTGCATCGCTAGTGGTTATAGGTAAATATGCTTTGCCATCAGAAGAGAACGGCCACCCAACATCATTGATGTTGCCAAACTCAGGAATTCCTGAAATCCAAGAAAATGTTTTTGCCTCAGTATTTACTATTGCATATTGAGTGGCAGCTGTACGGCTACTAGGTTCATATTCATTGTAGAACTCTAGAAGGAAATAATTTTCTGTTACATGGAATACTTTTCGGAATGAGTAGTCATTTGCCTGTTCTTGGATATTAAAATAATAGCTTTCATCAAAAGATGTAGCACCTTGGTTGATTCTTAAAGCGCCTCCTGCTTTGCTTCCGCCAATTGGGTTGCTAAATACATATGTATTGCCTTCATCGTCGTTTGCAATAAGCGAATAACGCGCTGAGCGGAATTGACCTAATGCACGGCCAATACGAGTATCCATCATGACGTTCAAAACATTCAGGTTTGCGTCCATTTTCACAACGTAACATGTATCTAAACCCTCATCCAATTCTACAGAAGTAAGGAATGTACCATCCCCACCATCTACTACACCCACTAAGCTGCAATCTGATCCTTCTTTTACAAGATCCATGGTTGCCAACTGCTTTGAAGAAACAGCAGCATCATTATCCAAGTCAAGAAAATAGAAATTTGCTCCAGTTGTATTATCTGCAAAGGTAACTCCGCTCTTGATCGTTACTAAGTAATTCTCAAAGGGACCGATTGATGAAAAACTGTTAGTCAACTGAAAGCCTGCTCCTACTTCCGCTAATTGACCAGTAGTGTCCAGCCCAAAAATTCTACCAGTAGCAGGGTCACCCTGTCTATAACCAAGAGCCAGCACAGCAGAAGTTCCATTGTAAGCATAGTGTGTATAGGAATTAGCATCTTCAATTCCGTTGCCAGCAGTGGTGGTAGTTCCTCCTGATAGGCTATCAACTGCCAAGAAATAAGTCCCATTGTCATTTTCTGCTGCTATAAAATACCGAGTTGATACGATAGGTTCAGGATTAGGTTCAGGGTCGTCACTGTCATCGCTACAGCTAAATATAAAAGCACTTGTTGCGAAAATTAAACTTAATGCCCACATGTTTTTCTTGAAATTTGTGGTATTGCAAATTGTTTTCATAAAATTCATTTTGATTGATTTAGAGTTGTTATTAACTACCAGTATTCCAATAGTATCTGAGTTTGATGTTAAAGCTTCTTCCAGGTTTTTGCAGGCTCCAATTGTCGTACAATATGGCGTTGGTGAAATTGAGTGATTCCACACTAATGTTATATTTGCCATTTTTGAGCGAGTAGCTTGCAGAGAAGTCGTGGTATAACTGTTTAGGAAGTGTTGCCTTTGTATTAGCGCTTCCTTGGCTTTCCCAAAGCAGGTAGAATTTTCCCACAAAATTGAAATTATAATTGAGACTCAATACATTGCCTTTTCCCCACAGGTCGTGTATATAGTATGTTGCATCTGTATTTCCATAGAAATAAGGAATATTGGGCATCCGGTTGTTATAAGTAGCGGCATTAACAGATGATTGTGCATCTCTTAATTTTTCTTTGTTACGGAGATCCATGTATGTAACTGTACCTCCAATCATGAGCTTGTTCTTAAAATAATAGCGTGCCTCTACATCAACACCTATATTCCTTACTCTCCCAAAGTTCACATTGCTTATTGTTCCATAGCGTGCACTTTGGACTTGGCGGATAAAGTTTTTATTTAACCTATAATAACCGCTTATATCTACATATACAGTATTGTTGTTCCCCAACTTTTGGTTCAGAGAACCTCCAAGGTTAATATTGAAAGAATTTTCTGGCTTTAGACTCGAATTTGATGAAGTAACTGCTTCATCACCAAATAGCTGTTGGGCAGAGGGAAGTTTAAATGCTTTTTCAACTGAGGTTTTTAGCTGAAGTTTTTCGTTGACAAAATAGGTGACAGCCAGCCCATACCCCATAGTCTGGTAGTACCGTTCTTGTTCTTCATAAGAACTATGGCTGACCTCTCCGAGTGTATCGACAGGCCCTATCACATGTTGAAAATAGTGCTTGCCAAACAAATTAGCATTCCATTTGCCGTTATGGCTGTATTGATAGGATACCCCTAACACATTTTTTACAGAGCCTCTCCTCATAGTATCAGCTGCTGTAAGTTCTTCTGCGGGTACATTGCTCGATAACTTTCTGTTATAACGAGTGACCACATTATTGACTGTTATAGAATGATTTTTGATGATCTTATAAGCCAAATTAGCTGTAGAAGAAAAGTTTTTATTGTTGTATTCTGACAATGTATTGGTACCACCTTCTCCCTTTGTCCGCGTTGCCATATAATTGCCATACCAGTTGTATGACCTTGCAGCCGTATCTATATTGATATTATGATTGTAATTGAAGTTACTGGTCAGCCTAAATGTGAGTTTTTTTACTAAAAAATTCTTTTTGTAATATTCTAAAGAAGGGAGTAGTGTACTTGCCGATCGGGTTCTCGCCCCATAAACAATTTCTAAGGTGTTGGCATTTTGAATATCTCTTTCTTCCTTACCTGTGGTGAGCCCTATAAAAAATCTATCGGTCCACCACTTTCTCACAAATCCTATTTTAGCCATGATAGTTTTATTCTGATAAGTATCGTGGAATCTTTCTACCAAATAGTCTCCTGCTATATAGCCTCCAGTAGAAATATCAAGCATCTTGTTTAAGTGGACTTTATAATTATTGTCAGAATAATTCATAAAGGCATTTAGCTGGAATGAAAAGCCATTTTTTGAAGTATGCCCGACACTGATGCTGGGTTTATGGGTATTAAAAGACCCAAAAGAATAAGATGCGTCTACAAAAGTATTCTCAGTTTGGTTGGTCACAATGTTGATCGCCCCCCCAATGGCATCTGCGCCAAATTCAATGGGTACCACTCCTTTGTATACCTCAATACGGTTGGCTACAGTAACTGGAATGTTGTTTAACTGAAAGGCAGAGCCAAAGCCTTCCATGGGGACTCCATCCATAAAGAGTTTGATTCTTCTGCCCGTAAAGCCATTGAGCGAAATAGACATGCTGGAACCAACACCACCCGATGACCTAACCTTTACCCCTGAAGCCCTATTGAGCATACTTCCCAGGTTCATCGACGTATTATATAATGACTTGGCATCTAAAGCGACTACGTTGAAGGCTGATTCTCTGATTTCCTTTATCCCAAATTTGCTTGACACCACCACTTCATCCAGTACCATATTAGGGTCGTATTTTAAGGTGAAGCCTAATGCAGTTGTTTTGCCAGGTTGTACGATGATATCTTCAAACTGCTTAAGGTAGCCTAGACCTGAGCAAAAAATAGTATAATTTCCTGTCGGGACTGTTAATTGGTAGGTCCCTTTATTATCTGTAGTAGTGTGGTAATTTGTGTTTTTTAAGTAAATGACAACATCTGTAAGTTTTTCTCCTGCTTCTGAAACTACCACTCCACTGATTCGGGAAGTTGCTTTTTGTGCCATAGTTATACTAGGGAAAAAGCAGGTGATGATGAGTATTTGGGTTAGTGCAAATATTTTGATCGGTGACATAATTTTTATTTAAACTAATTCTAAATAACTTGCACAAAGTTATATTTTGATTACATGCCAGTGGTTTCGGTATTGGTAATAAAAGTTTCGAAAAAGGTATTATGCGCTTAAGGTCATATTTAAAAAAAGAAGGAATAACGCTGTTCGATCTAGACCTAAGTCTTGTTTCAGGAGATAAAACATTACAGTCAAGTAATCTCCAAATCGAGAAAAGTGGGGTAGGGGTGGAATGCCAATTAAATTACACATCTGAAATATGTATTATTCAAACTACTTTTAGGCATGAAAGGGAAATAACAGATGTATTCCATATAGAAGGGGAGTATATAAAAGTATTGGTTCTCAATAATGGGAACAGCCCGAGGATAACAGGGGAAAGTGGTGTAGAGCCACATTCCACCAATCCAGGTTTTCTCAAACTTGGCTATGGAAAAGATGCTAAGTTGAGCATAGATATGCCCAAAAACATAGCTTCGCCCGAAACACGATATACGATCATAATTATGTCCTACAGCTTTTTTAAGGGTTTGATGAAGGAGGAATGGGCTACCAAAAGTGAGTTTTATAAGTTAGTCAGCAAACAGAACCTTACTTCTGGGGAAATCACTTTTCCAATCACTTTTCCACTTCATCATATTATCACCGAAATGGTTCGGGCTGCTTGGAAGTTAGATGAAAGGGTGGATTACATTAAGCTGAAAATCAAAGAGTTTTTATTAGTATTGTATTGTTTTGAACAAGAAAATACCGAAGAGTTTAGAGGTGTAAATCCTGCTGTGCTCAGAAAAGTCAGGCTAGCTCATGATTATTTGGAAACTAACTTCAAGAAAACCCCCACAATTAAAGAGCTAGCTAGGCAAGTACTGATCAATGAGCTCCAGTTGAAGCAGGGTTTTAAGGAGGTATATGGGAAAACCATAAGGGCTTTTGTGATCGAATTGAAAATGAGGGAAGCAGTTGTGTTGTTGAGCAGGTATAAAGTAAATGAAATAGCTGAGATTCTTGGGTATAAGAGTTTGCCACATTTTATCACTTCTTTTAAAAGGCACTATGGCTGCCCGCCTTCGCAGATTTTAAAAAATGGACTGAATGAATAATTAATGTTACTCTACCCGATGGCTTTTCAATTAACAATCCTAGCGCCTTTATGTATATTATACAATGTTGTAAGTCAAAAGCAAAACCCAGTATGGGTTTCATAATTGTAGAAACCTGCGGTATAAAGAACTCAACGCCGTAGGTGTTGCAAAAAAATAATTAACATAGGTCTATGAAACCCCTAACGGGGTTGTATTTAACTTCAATTATGGAATCTCTGGGATTCTTTTCTTAAAAGCCGTCGGGGTAGAGTACAATACGGGTTACAGCCCTAGGAAATTACTTTTCGATCAGCAACTGATTGATGCGATAAATTTGGAGGGCACGAAATCGGCTTATCAACATCGAATTGCAAATGCTAGCGACTTTACCTTTGTATTTGTGGGTGACTTTGAGGAAGAGAAACTACTCGATTTGGTCAAAAAATATTTGGGGAATATTCCTGCAGATATCACTGAAAAAGTGGCAGATCATCAGATGCGACCTAAAAAAGGAATTGCAAAAGTACATGTATCCGAAGAGATGGAGACTCCCCAAACTACTGTTAGTGTATATTTTAATGGGAAAATACCTTATTCGAAGGAGAGCAATATAGAAGCTTATATGGTAGGGGAATTACTTAACAAACGATATATGGAGCGAATCCGAGAAGAAGAAAGCTATGGCGTAAGTGTAGGTGGTGATGTGGCATCTGTACCAGTTGGGAATTACAGCGTGAGTGTGGATTTCGATTGTAATCCTGACAAGGCAGGTGAGCTACTTAAAATTGTTTATGCTGAACTGGAGGAAACTAGGAAAGGTGGTAGATTCATCTGATTTTTTCTGTTTTGCCATTAATGAATCTTCTGATCTATCAATCAGCAAAGACAAACTCCAAATCAATGCCGTCATGCCCATATTCACAATCTGTGATAAATAGGGATCCATGTCGTCATTGTGAGCATAGAATTCTGATTGAAAGACAACGGTAACAATCAAAGTCAAGCAAGCCAAGAAACCGAAACCATGGGCAAGAGCTCTTGCTTTCCGCGGGAAAGTCATGTAGGGCAAGATGATTATCAAAAAACAAACGGTGGTAATCCCTGAGGGGTATCCAGACAAATAAAGAAATACGAGAACTGAAATGTATGCTGAAATAGAAAGCCAGACTGAAGCAACTACCCGCCTGCCTTTTTGGTTTAGAAACAATACCAGCAGAAACATCAAGCCTAGTATTACATTCCATACCGCACTTGTTGTTTCCGAAATGGATATGGCAATTGACATCCATATCGTGTTAAACAGAACCCCTAGAATTGCGGCTATGTTGGAGACCCGTAGGTACCTTTTCTCAGTTACTGAGAATTCCTCGCTTACACCAATATCAGAGATTCTTTGAAAAAGAGTTCCCTTTGTATCATCAATAGGCATTTAGTTATTCTTGTTTTCTTTAGATTATCGATTGCTTTTTAATTGTAGATAATATCCGTATATCAATACAATTCCTGACGCCCGCCGTATTTGGGTGGGCATAACCTACTGTTTCTGTTATTCCCCTTATACTTATCCCTATAAATATAGTGCAGAAGAATTGGTTGCTGGAGGGGAAAGTGTATTCTTTTTCAAAAAAGCACCTTCTATTACTAATGGAGGATTGGCTCAACCGCTCGGCTCTAGCCGAGTGGCAACTATTTGCGTAGCCTCTGGCTACCGTTGAGCGAGACGCTCAAGAAATATTCCTCACACGGCAGGAGCCGAGCGAGAGTAAAGTGATGGCCTAAAGCGGCTCTTCATGCTCACCATTGTTAGCGCATGTTTTTATTTTCATTCTGTTCAAAAAAATTCTTAACCATCTTTTTCTGTTCTGGATTTAACAGGTTGTAATTGAATTCAGTTAGTTCGTTTATCTCCAACTGATTAAAATACTTGTCATGTAGTTCAACTAATCGATCCTTTGAAAGTGGTTCGAATTTTATTTTCAATTCATCTCTTATTATTTCTAGAAATAATCGTTCTTTGTCAGTAGTTTCGGAATCTGGTTTCGAATAATATTTAATGGTATCGCCTTCATCATATGACAATTGTTCTATTGCAAACCATCCTACGTGATAACCTAATGATAAAAATTCTTCAAAGCTTTCAGCAACAATAATGTTGTTTTTATTCGACATTGGTACTGTCATGACGATTGGACCATCGTTTATTTCTGAATTACCTTCGGTAATAAATCCGAAATGAACACCCTCGCCTCCTGTTGTTGCGAAAGTCATCGAGTTTTTAGGTGTACAGAAGTAATTATAATTTTCTAATGGTCTGATAGGAATAAGTCCACAATAATCAACATGATTAAACCATTTCTTTCCAAACCGTTTTTTAATCAGTTCGTCAAATCTCCAAAAGTCTTTAATTCCAATCATTACTATTATGTCCAAACCAAATATGCGCTAACATCCGTATATCAATACAATTCCTGATGCCCACCGTATTTGGGTGGGCATCACCTACTATTCTTGTTATTTCCATTATACTTATCCTCTAAATATAGTGCAGAAGAATTGGTTGCTGGAGGAGAAAGTGTATTCTTTTTCAAGAAAGCACCTTTTTTTACTAATGGAGGACTGGCCCAACCGCTCGGCTCTAGCCGAGTGGTAACTATTTTTGTAGCCTCTGGCTACCGTTGAGCGAGACGCTCAAGAAATATTCCTCACTCGGCTAGAGCCGAGCGAGAGTAAAACGTTATGCTTTTTTAGTCTTTGTTGCCATTCTTTTTAACTATTTGACGAGAATTCAGATATTAATCTACATTTATCGCATTTGAAAGCATAAAAAACGTTAGGAACTACTCTTTCAACTAACCAATCATCTCCACAATTAGGACATTTTCGTTTTTTGTCTTTTTTCTTCCCCCAAGCTCTGTAATTAAAAAGATAATAATATGTTGGAATGCCAGTAACTTCTTCTATTTTTTTACAACACTCAATACCTTGTTTACTCAATTCACTATTGTTACTTTGTAATTGATTTTGAGCCCATTTTTCCCCAACTGCTCCATTAAACCAAAGCCCTTCAATTCTCACGTAATTGTTTTCCCAAAAGTTTATATCGCTATAACATTCTTCATCATAATAGGTATATGGTATTTTATATAATGGAATTTGTTTTAACGAAACTCCTTCAATTAATGGAGAAAAACGTGCTGTTTTGAGAATTATAAACTCTTTCTTTTCAGGAATTTGTATTTCTCCAAATTCAGGGTCTATTTCCAAATAATGAAACTCCATTAAGCAACTTAATTCTTTCTCAATTTTAGACCTCCATTTATTGGCATATATAGTAGAGTTAGTTTCTTTAAATGAATCAGGTTCAGGGCAAAATAAATTTAAGCTTACACCATTTTCAATAGATACATATTGCCATTCTTCATTAATAATTTGTCTCGAATCATAAAGTGATTGGAAATAGAAATCAGCTATTTCAAAAAATTTCTCTGTTCCAACATTCTTACCTATAATATTTAGCTTTACTATATGCATTCCTCCAATGAATGGTAACATCCGTATATCAATACAATTCCTGATGCCCGCTGTATTTGGGTGGGTATCATCCACTTTTGTTGTTATTTCCATTATACTTATCCTCTAAATATAGTGCAGAAGAATTGGTTGCTGGAGGGGAAAGTGTATTCTTTTTCAAAAAAGCACCTTCTATTACTAATAGAGGACTGGCTCAACCGCTCGGCTCTAGCCGAGTGGTAACTATTTGCGTAGCCTCTGGCTACCGTTGAGCGAGCGAGATTTCCATCAACCTTTTCCCTTTCTCCTCCCAATTTTTTAAACTTACGGCTCAAACATAGCTGAACATCCTTGAAATCAAATTACACCTCTGTTTTTGCCACTTTCGATCCCTATCCTTCTTACAAAGGCTCAGCCATCCACATTGAAAAAGTGACGGAGACGCTGTCCCAAGAATTTCCCGACACGCTCTTGCTCAGCCTAGGGCGACATTTGGACAAGCCTTTTCTCCCTTCCATCACGCATATAGAAGCTCCGCTCGAAGAACCGAACTACCTCAAAAGGGGCATGGCGTTTTCCGCTTGGGCAGATGAGGTCTTGGCGCAGCAGTACAACTTGAAAATTGGGCATTTTAGGGATATTTGGAGCGGATTGCCCATCATCGCCCGCCCGCATGTCACCAGCGTATTCGAGGTGAACGGGCTGCCTTCCATCGAGCTGGTGAACAGGTATCCGTTCATTGGGCAAGATACGGTAAGCAAAATCCGGGCAATGGAAAATGAATGCTTGGAGAAAAGCCAGCTGATCATTTGCCCCTCGGAAACTATTAAAAAGCACCTTCTTTCCAGAGGGGTTTGGGCAGGGAAAATACGTGTAATTCCCAACGGAGCGGATATTCCCGAGGCTAAGCCTAGGCCAGAAGGGCTGCCCGAAGAGTACATCGTTTACTTTGGGGCGTTGCAGCCTTGGCAAGGGGTGGGCACGCTGCTCAAAGCCATGCAGTACCTACGGGATAAACCCCATTTGAAATTGGTGATTTGTTCTTCTCACAAACCCAAGTTTTCGCGCCCTTTCCAGAAAATGGTGGAAAAGTTGGAAATAGGGGAGCAGGTAGTTTGGAAATACCAGCTGCACAAAGATGTTCTCCATCAGATACTCCAACATGCCATGTGCAGCATAGCCCCGCTTACCGAATGCAGCCGGAATTTGGAGCAGGGCTGCTCTCCTTTGAAAATCTTCGAGAGCATGGCTTGCAAAACACCCATTATAGCTTCAGACTTGCCGGTGATAAGGGAAATATTGGCACCTGACGTGGAGTGTAAGCTGTTCCGAGCAGAACGACCAGCAGACTTGGCAAGGTGCATCCGTCTACTGAGCGACTATCCAAGCCTTCGGAAAGAAATAGTAAAAAATGCTTATACTAAGTTGATAAAAAATTATACTTGGGATATAATTAACAAAAAATTATCGGCAATTTACAAGAATATAGATCAATTGGTTTATTAGACAATAACAACATAAAACATGAGTGCAGCCAAAGTTAGATACAGTGATTTCACCCCTGAGCAAAAGCAGTTTGTAGATGAAAAGACATTGAGCGCCACAATGAAAATTAGTAGGTGGCTTGCTTTCCTAAGTAAAGTTTCCAGGTTCGATAAGGAGAATGACGGTAAGATCAAGAAACTGATGACTGTTGGTATAGTCAGTTTTGTAGTAGCTGTTGTGTGTTTCATTGTAGCCATGGTTTCCGAAACATTGGTGATTGCAGCGGGTTCGGTATTGCTGATAGCGGTTGGAATTGGGCTGTTTGTATGGAGAAGCCAACTCAAAAAAAACGATATAAATGATTACCTCAGGTTATTCTTTTTGCCTGTTTTACACGTGCTTGAGGCAAAATCTGGAAGCCAAGCCAAGCTTTCAGCAAGTTTGGATTTTAGGATTCCGAGAAAGGCGCTCACTCCCGAACAAAGCAAAGTAGGTGTAAGAAAGCTGAAAGCCTACTCGCCCAAGTACGTAGCTGCTAAAGTTACCATGAAGGATCAATCGGTCTTGGAATTTGCCGTAGCCGATGAGATTAAGGATTTTTCGTGGACGAAAACAAGTGCCAGTGGGAAAACGAAATTTAAGAACAAATCGAAGTTTGTGCACCAATGCCTCATTAAAATGACCTTGGCTAAGTCGGAATATACATGGCAAGGAACTACCGCTCCAGAGATGACAGTGGAGGAGCATAATGAGACGTATATTGTAAAAAAGAAAGTTAAGCTGAAGACCGAGGGGAAAGAAAACGTACTGAAGGTAAATGCTTTTTTTGGGGCGATGCAAAGTATTTATGAACAGTTTGATGCTAAAAATCCTGCCAATCAGGCTAATGCGGATGCTGAAAAACCACGAAGGGAAAGGGAAGATGGAGAGCATGAAGAATATTACGACGATAGAATGGACATGATGGTATTGCCCTACATCTGGTACGGCAGCCAGTTCGACCAGTACGATTACGACAGCGTCGAGTACATGGAATCTGGCGATTACGCCATGGACGATGATTCGGTTACCGCTTTTGATAGTTGAGGAGGAAAATATGACTTTGTGAAAAAAAATAATGCTGGCGCGAGCGTCTCGCTCGTGTCCTTTCTTCATGCCATGATCCCCTTGAATTGTCCCTTAGTTGCCAGTTCTGTTTTAACGAGCAACTAGTAACCAGTAACTAGAAAAATGCCCAAACTACTTTGGCTTACAGATAATTACCCACCCCAGCGAGGGGGAATGTCCCAATCTTGCGACCGGATTGTGAATGGACTGAGGTGTGCTGGCTTTACCATCGAAATCATCCATTTTGTAAATAAAGGAAGGAAACTTGCCCGAAAGCAACAGCAAAATGGAGGCTATACCGCCATGCCTTTTGCAGGCAGCGAGGCGCATGTGCTCAACCTGACGTGGAACTACATTAAGACGTTGGGCGAGTTTGACTATATCGTCTGTTTTGGAGGCTATTTGTCCATGATCGGCGCGCCTGTTTTTTCCAAATGGTCAGGTACTGCCTTGGTTACGCTGATTCGGGGCAACGACTTGGACAACTCCATTTTTACACCCAGAAAGCGTAGCGT
It encodes:
- a CDS encoding glycosyltransferase; translation: MKSNYTSVFATFDPYPSYKGSAIHIEKVTETLSQEFPDTLLLSLGRHLDKPFLPSITHIEAPLEEPNYLKRGMAFSAWADEVLAQQYNLKIGHFRDIWSGLPIIARPHVTSVFEVNGLPSIELVNRYPFIGQDTVSKIRAMENECLEKSQLIICPSETIKKHLLSRGVWAGKIRVIPNGADIPEAKPRPEGLPEEYIVYFGALQPWQGVGTLLKAMQYLRDKPHLKLVICSSHKPKFSRPFQKMVEKLEIGEQVVWKYQLHKDVLHQILQHAMCSIAPLTECSRNLEQGCSPLKIFESMACKTPIIASDLPVIREILAPDVECKLFRAERPADLARCIRLLSDYPSLRKEIVKNAYTKLIKNYTWDIINKKLSAIYKNIDQLVY